In Actinoplanes octamycinicus, the genomic window CCATCCTGCTGGCCAGCATCAACGTCTTCGGTGGCTTCGCGGTGACCCGCCGCATGCTCGCCATGTTCACCAGGAGCTGACCGGATGACCATCGAAACCGCGGCCCAGGCGGCGTATCTCGTCGCGGCCCTGCTCTTCATCCTGGCGCTGGCCGGCCTGTCCCGGCACGAGAGCGCCCGGTTCGGCAACCTCTTCGGCATCCTCGGCATGGCGCTGGCGCTGGTCGCGACCGTGGCGCTGGCCGTGGTCGGCGACCTGAGCGGCACCGGCCTGGCCCTGCTGCTGGTGGCCACCGGCATCGGCGCCACGATCGGCCTGTACCGGGCCGGCAAGGTCGAGATGACCGGGATGCCGGAACTCATCGCGCTGCTGCACAGCTTCGTCGGCCTGGCCGCGGTGCTGGTCGGCTGGAACGGATACCTGCACGTCGAGGCCGACCCGGACGGCGCCGAGGCGACCGCGCTGGCCGCCGGAAAACTGCTCGGGATCCACAGCGCCGAGGTGTTCATCGGGGTGTTCATCGGCGCGGTCACCTTCACCGGGTCGATCGTCGCCTTCCTCAAACTGTCCGCCCGGATGAAGTCGCGGCCGCTGATGCTGCCCGGCAAGAACCTGCTCAACGTGGGCGCGCTGGTCGCCTTCGGGGCGCTGACCGTCTGGTTCGTGATCGACCCGTCGCTGTGGCTGCTGATCGCGGTGACCGGGATCGCGCTGCTGCTCGGCTGGCACCTGGTCGCCTCGATCGGCGGCGGCGACATGCCGGTCGTGGTGTCCATGCTGAACAGTTACTCCGGGTGGGCGGCGGCGGCCTCCGGCTTCCTGCTCTCCAACGACCTGCTGATCGTGACCGGGGCGCTGGTCGGGTCGTCCGGCGCCTACCTGTCGTACATCATGTGCAAGGCGATGAACCGGTCGTTCCTGTCGGTGATCGCCGGCGGTTTCGGCATCGAGGCCGGCCCGTCCGACGACACCGACTACGGCGAACACCGGGAGGTGCAGGCGGACGAGGTCGCCAAGATGCTCGCCACCGCCGAATCGGTGATCATCACGCCGGGCTACGGGATGGCTGTCGCCCAGGCGCAGTACGGCGTCGCCGAGCTCACCCGCAAGCTCCGGGACAAGGGCGTCGACGTCCGGTTCGGCATCCACCCGGTCGCCGGCCGGCTGCCCGGGCACATGAACGTGCTGCTCGCCGAGGCGAAGGTGCCGTACGACGTGGTCCTGGAGATGGACGAGATCAACGACGACTTCGCCCGGACCGCGGTGGTGCTGGTGATCGGCGCCAACGACACGGTCAACCCGGCGGCCACCGAGGACCCGGCCAGCCCGATCGCCGGCATGCCGGTGCTGAAGGTCTGGGAGGCCGGCGAGGTGATCATCTTCAAGCGGTCGATGGCGTCCGGCTACGCCGGCGTGCAGAACCCGCTCTTCTTCCGGGAGAACAGCGCGATGCTCTTCGGCGACGCCAAGGAGCGGGTGAACGACATCCTGCGCTCCTTCTGACCACCATCCCCACGGATCATTCTTCGGTACGACTCCGGCTCCCGTGGTGGTCGGCTCGCGAGGCCCGGCCCCCACCGGGCCGCCACGCGGCTCGTGCGGGCTCGCTGTCCCTTCCGGGTGCACCCGGGCCGCGTTCCGGAATCCGCTGACACCCGGCCGGATTCCGGAACGCGCAGCGGACCCGCACGAGCCGCGCAGCGGTCGTGCGGGAGGCGGGCCTCGCGAGCCGGCTGCCACGGGAGCCGGAGTCGTACCGGAAAAGGAACCGGAAACGGGCGAGTGACGCCGCGGCAGCGAGGATGGTTCGCGGCCGCGCGGACCGGTAGCGTGCCGGGCATGCAGCCCGTGACCAAGCTGGAGCGCCGGGTGGTGAAGGCTGCCGAGGAGGCCCTGGCGCGGCAGCGTTACGTGAGCCCGCTGGATGTGCTGACCGGGATGGGGTGGGTGCCGGGCGGGCGGGTGACGGACTGGCGGCAGGGACGGGCGGCATGCCTGGAGGCGGTCGCGGCGGTGTCACCCGATCGGCTGGCCGACGCGCTGGAGGTCTTCCATCGGTGGGTGGCGAGCCAGGGCCTGGTGTCCAGCGAGGTGGATCACCTGGCGGCCACCCGGGACCGGCGGGTGTTGCGGTTCACCGAGGCCGGTGATCCGGCGGTGGAGTCGGCGTACCGGACGCACTGGACGGCGGCCGACCTGCCGGAGCGGCAGCGGGAGCGGATCACCACCCGGCAGAGCAAGCCGCCGGACCTGGTGGTGGTGCTGCCCCTGAAGGACTTCGTCTGCGCCGGCTGCGGCACCACCGGCGGCGACATGCTGATCATGGAAGACGCCGGGCCGATCTGTCTCGTCTGCGCGGACTTCGATCACCTGCTGTTCCTGCCGGCCGGCGACGCGACGCTGACCCGGCGGGCGAAAAAGGCCAGCCGGCTCTCCGCGGTGGTGGTGCGGTTCAGTCGTACCCGTAAGCGGTATGAACGGCAGGGGCTGCTGGTCGAGCAGGCCGCGGTGGAGCAGGCCGAGCAGCAGTGCCTGTCCGACGAGGAGGCCCGGGCCCGGCGCCGGGAGCGGGACCGGGAGCGGCGTGAGGCGGCCGACGAGGTGTTCCAGCAGAAGCTGGCCGAGGAGATCGGCCGGCTGTTCCCGGGCTGTCCGCCGGCCCGGGCGGCGGCGATCGGCCGGCACGCCGGCGCCCGGAGCAGTGGCCGGGTCGGCCGCAGCGCCGCCGGCCAGGCGCTCGATCCGGACGCGGTGACCCGGGCCGTGGTGGCCTCGGTGCGGCACGAGGACACGCCGTACGACGAGCTGCTGATGGCCGGGGTGCCCCGCGAGGAGGCCCGGGCCCGGATCCGCCACGACATCGACGTGGTCCTCGACCGCTGGCGAGCGGGATAGATAACGATCTCTCAGTTCGGACAGAATCGCGGCCATGAGCGATCACGCCGCGACAGTGCGCGACTACGACCTGTTCACCCCCGAGGCGATGACCGACCCGGACGGCTTCCTGCACCGGGTGCGTGCCGAGAGCCCGCTCGCCTGGCTGCCCCAGCTCGACGCCTACCTGCTCACCCGGTACGCCGACGTCAACGCCGCGCTCCGGGACAAGCGGATGGACAGCGCCAACATGGCCCGCGTCCTGCAGCGCCTGACCCCCGCCGAGCAGGAGGAGCTGGCCCCGGTCCGGCGCTCCATCGAGATGTGGATGGGGCACACCGTCCCGGCCGACCACGTCCGCTTCCAGCAGCTGCTCAAGCGGTACTTCACCCCGGCCATGGTGGACCGGCTGCGCCCCCGGGTCCGCGAGTTCACCCACGAGCTGCTCGACGCGGTCGCCCCGAAGGGCCGGATGGACGTGGTCCGCGACCTGGCCTACCCCCTCCCGGCGAACGTGATCGCCGAGCTGCTCGGCATGCCGGTCAGTGACCGCGAGCAGCTGCAGGCGTGGTCCCGCGACATCGTCCCGGTCTTCGGCAACGGTGACGTGCAGCAGCTCCGGGCGGCCCAGCGCAGCATGCTGGAGATGCACGACTACCTGCGGGTCATCGCGGCGGACCGGCGCCGGGAGCCGCGCGAGGACGTGCTCAGCATGTTCGTCGCCGCCGAGGCCGAGGGCATCGTCACCGAGGACGAGGCGGTCGCCAACTGCGTGCTGCTGCTCTTCGCCGGCCACGAGACCACCGCGAACCTGATCGCGAACGGGCTGGTGCTGCTCTTCGACCACCCGGACCAGCTGGCCGAGCTGCGGGCCGACCCGGACCTGACCCCGCGCGCCGTCGAGGAGATGCTGCGCTGCGACGGCCCGGCCGGGGTGATCGGCCGGGTCGCCACCGAGCCGGTCCAGCTGGCCGGGCACACCGTGCCGGCCGGGAAACACATCTACCTGGCGCTGATGGCGGCGAACCGGGACCCGGCCGTCTTCCCCGACCCGGACGTCTTCGACATCACCCGGGAACGCAACCGGCACCTCAGCTTCGGGATGGGCACCTACTACTGCCTGGGCGCGGCGCTGGCCCGGATGGAGACCGACGAGTGCCTGCGGATCCTGCTCGACCGGTGCCCCGGCCTGCGGCCCGACTACGAGGTGCCGGACTGGCAGCCGAGCATGCCGATCGGCCACCGGCTGGCCTCCCTCCCGGTCACCTTCTAGCCCGGCCGGTCGCCTTCCGGCCGGGCCGGTTGCCGTGGGTCGGCATCATGGGCGGATGTCTGTCGGCGGAGGGTGGCTCGCGTCCGGGCGGGGCCAGGGTGCGGTGCTCGCGGCGCTGCTGGTGGTGACGCTGGCCGGGGTGCTGATCGTGCGGCACGACCCGGCGGACGACGACTTCCCGCGGCCGGTCGATCCCTGGGGTTCCGCCGGGATCACCGACCCGGTGATCACGGTGTGGGCCGAGCACGGCCGGACCCGTGTCGACGTCGACGTGAGCACCCGCCTCCCGCTCGGCGGCCCGGGTGACCGGAGCGGGTTCGGCCGCCGGGTCGCGAAAATCGCCTGGCGGGTCCACCGCGGACCGATGGATCTGCTGGTGGTGGGCGGCGCGAAGTGGGAGCGGGCGCAGCTGGAGCACGCCTTCGGCGCCCGGCCGGCCGGGCTGGACCAGGGGCAGGCGCCGCCCGGCCCGCCGGTCGCCGCCCGCGACGGCGCGTTCCACGACTTCCCGGCCCGGGACGTGGCCGCCGCCGAGGAATGGCAGCGGCGGCTGCTCACCGAGATCGGCCGGGACCACCTCGGGGTGCCGGCCACGGTGGCCCGCGCCGAGGACCCGGCCGGCTGCTACGACGGGCTGTTCGGCGGCATCTTCGGCGAGAGCGCGACCGGTCAGTTCCAGGTGCGCGTCGAGTTGGACCTGACCCTGCCCGGCGACGACGGCCCCGAGGCCCGGCTGCCGCGGCTCGCCGACCACCTGGCCGGGCTGGGCCTGCGGGTCCGCACCGACTCGCTGGACACCGGCCTGCCGGACGTGTGGGCCCGGTTCGGCGAGGAGGGCCGGATGAGCGTGACGGTCACCGACGCGGCCCCGGGCATGCCGCCGCACCTCCTGATCGGAACGAGCAGCGACTGCGTCGACCGGTGAGCGGCGCGGGCTGCTCGGGCCGGTCGCGACGGTGCTCACCGCGTACCCCAACGGGGTTGTGATCGGGGTCTCAGGGCAGGTCGAACGGGAGCTTGATGCCCTGCAAGGCGTCCTTGCACGGACAGGCGCGCTCGGCCGGCAGCCTGGTGACCGCGTCCAGCAGCACGTCGCGGAGGCGGGCGGTGTTCTCCGCGAAGACTCCGAAGACCTCCTCCTGGGTGACGCCGTGGTCGCCCTCGACGCCCGCGTCCAGGTCGGTCACCAGGGCGATGGTGGTGTAGCAGAGGGCCAGCTCGCGGGCCAGGACCGCTTCCGGGTGACCGGTCATGTTCACGATCGTGCCGCCGATCGAGGTGAACCAGCGGGACTCGGCGCGGGTGGAGAAGCGCGGGCCCTCGACGACGACCATGGTGCCGCCGTCGACCGCGTTCACCCGGGCGGCGGAATTCAGCACCGCGGCGCGGCCGTCCGGACAGTACGGATCGGCGAA contains:
- the pntB gene encoding Re/Si-specific NAD(P)(+) transhydrogenase subunit beta; translated protein: MTIETAAQAAYLVAALLFILALAGLSRHESARFGNLFGILGMALALVATVALAVVGDLSGTGLALLLVATGIGATIGLYRAGKVEMTGMPELIALLHSFVGLAAVLVGWNGYLHVEADPDGAEATALAAGKLLGIHSAEVFIGVFIGAVTFTGSIVAFLKLSARMKSRPLMLPGKNLLNVGALVAFGALTVWFVIDPSLWLLIAVTGIALLLGWHLVASIGGGDMPVVVSMLNSYSGWAAAASGFLLSNDLLIVTGALVGSSGAYLSYIMCKAMNRSFLSVIAGGFGIEAGPSDDTDYGEHREVQADEVAKMLATAESVIITPGYGMAVAQAQYGVAELTRKLRDKGVDVRFGIHPVAGRLPGHMNVLLAEAKVPYDVVLEMDEINDDFARTAVVLVIGANDTVNPAATEDPASPIAGMPVLKVWEAGEVIIFKRSMASGYAGVQNPLFFRENSAMLFGDAKERVNDILRSF
- a CDS encoding DUF2293 domain-containing protein, with the translated sequence MQPVTKLERRVVKAAEEALARQRYVSPLDVLTGMGWVPGGRVTDWRQGRAACLEAVAAVSPDRLADALEVFHRWVASQGLVSSEVDHLAATRDRRVLRFTEAGDPAVESAYRTHWTAADLPERQRERITTRQSKPPDLVVVLPLKDFVCAGCGTTGGDMLIMEDAGPICLVCADFDHLLFLPAGDATLTRRAKKASRLSAVVVRFSRTRKRYERQGLLVEQAAVEQAEQQCLSDEEARARRRERDRERREAADEVFQQKLAEEIGRLFPGCPPARAAAIGRHAGARSSGRVGRSAAGQALDPDAVTRAVVASVRHEDTPYDELLMAGVPREEARARIRHDIDVVLDRWRAG
- a CDS encoding cytochrome P450; amino-acid sequence: MSDHAATVRDYDLFTPEAMTDPDGFLHRVRAESPLAWLPQLDAYLLTRYADVNAALRDKRMDSANMARVLQRLTPAEQEELAPVRRSIEMWMGHTVPADHVRFQQLLKRYFTPAMVDRLRPRVREFTHELLDAVAPKGRMDVVRDLAYPLPANVIAELLGMPVSDREQLQAWSRDIVPVFGNGDVQQLRAAQRSMLEMHDYLRVIAADRRREPREDVLSMFVAAEAEGIVTEDEAVANCVLLLFAGHETTANLIANGLVLLFDHPDQLAELRADPDLTPRAVEEMLRCDGPAGVIGRVATEPVQLAGHTVPAGKHIYLALMAANRDPAVFPDPDVFDITRERNRHLSFGMGTYYCLGAALARMETDECLRILLDRCPGLRPDYEVPDWQPSMPIGHRLASLPVTF
- a CDS encoding S-methyl-5'-thioadenosine phosphorylase — encoded protein: MNPSPPAAEIGVIGGSGLYALLDGAIEHEVATPYGPPSDKITVASVSGRRVAFLPRHGRDHRFPPHKIPYRANLWALRSLGVRQIIAPCAVGGLRPELGPGTFVVPDQLIDRTSGREQTFYDTGAVHVSFADPYCPDGRAAVLNSAARVNAVDGGTMVVVEGPRFSTRAESRWFTSIGGTIVNMTGHPEAVLARELALCYTTIALVTDLDAGVEGDHGVTQEEVFGVFAENTARLRDVLLDAVTRLPAERACPCKDALQGIKLPFDLP